The following are from one region of the Sandaracinus amylolyticus genome:
- a CDS encoding metallophosphoesterase family protein, which yields MRILHFSDIHVDVSPHLVPFRDWLGKRLVGGANHILRRGKHFRRTREKLAALGTFADENEIDLAICTGDYTILGTEVELAAAREAVEPITKRPLGYVTVPGNHDVYLHDTIRERRFDKYFGEFLRNDLPDLASADGWPLVRLFGDHLAVVAVRSARPNPQVWRSSGMIEPGELAAMQRIVRDPRVRDRFVIVATHYALRRPDGRPDGRNHGLENAEAMLTALAELPRGCVLHGHIHERFRLRLPGVRPTILGAGSATHEGEEGFWMLEVDGEGGSATPGWFDGKGYRLDTAETVAIP from the coding sequence GTGCGCATCCTCCACTTCAGCGACATCCACGTCGACGTCTCGCCGCACCTGGTCCCGTTCCGCGACTGGCTGGGCAAGCGTCTGGTCGGTGGCGCGAACCACATCCTGCGGCGCGGCAAGCACTTCCGGCGCACACGCGAGAAGCTCGCGGCGCTCGGCACGTTCGCCGACGAGAACGAGATCGATCTCGCGATCTGCACGGGCGACTACACGATCCTCGGCACCGAGGTCGAGCTCGCCGCGGCGCGCGAGGCGGTCGAGCCGATCACGAAGCGCCCGCTCGGCTACGTCACGGTGCCAGGCAACCACGACGTGTACCTCCACGACACGATCCGCGAGCGGCGCTTCGATAAGTACTTCGGTGAGTTCCTTCGGAACGATCTGCCGGATCTCGCGAGCGCCGATGGATGGCCGCTGGTGCGTCTCTTCGGCGATCACCTCGCGGTGGTCGCGGTCCGCAGCGCGCGACCGAACCCGCAGGTCTGGCGCTCGAGCGGGATGATCGAGCCGGGCGAGCTCGCGGCGATGCAGCGCATCGTGCGCGATCCGCGGGTGCGCGATCGCTTCGTGATCGTCGCGACGCACTACGCGCTGCGGCGCCCGGACGGACGGCCCGACGGGCGCAATCACGGGCTCGAGAACGCCGAGGCGATGCTCACCGCGCTCGCGGAGCTGCCGCGCGGCTGCGTCCTGCACGGCCACATCCACGAGCGCTTCCGGCTGCGCCTGCCCGGCGTGCGCCCGACGATCCTCGGCGCGGGCAGCGCGACGCACGAGGGCGAAGAGGGCTTCTGGATGCTCGAGGTCGACGGCGAGGGTGGCTCGGCGACGCCCGGGTGGTTCGACGGGAAGGGATACCGGCTCGACACCGCGGAGACCGTGGCGATCCCCTGA
- a CDS encoding PilZ domain-containing protein, whose product MLQSVEVLPAHRATLRRDVRIGCELTTDALGARREVLVDLSPRGARVMTDAAVEPGDHVLLGFADERLGRRVETIARVAHTAHLAIERPSIGVEFVALDDDLGDALALRLRHVPPPLPHRRARRELVWIDALVTWEEDLGDRVNVFEVSEALAAIDDDELAIETLAPVLTGSARPYRWIC is encoded by the coding sequence ATGCTGCAGTCGGTCGAGGTGCTTCCTGCCCACCGCGCGACGCTCCGCCGCGACGTGCGCATCGGATGCGAGCTCACGACGGACGCGCTGGGAGCACGTCGCGAGGTGCTCGTCGATCTGTCGCCGCGCGGCGCGCGCGTGATGACCGACGCCGCGGTCGAGCCCGGGGATCACGTGCTGCTCGGGTTTGCCGACGAGCGGCTCGGGCGGCGCGTCGAGACGATCGCGCGCGTCGCGCACACGGCGCATCTCGCGATCGAGAGGCCGTCGATCGGCGTCGAGTTCGTCGCGCTCGACGACGATCTCGGCGATGCCCTCGCGCTGCGGCTGCGCCACGTGCCTCCTCCGCTCCCGCACCGCCGCGCCCGCCGCGAGCTGGTGTGGATCGACGCGCTCGTGACGTGGGAAGAGGACCTCGGCGATCGCGTGAACGTGTTCGAGGTGAGCGAGGCGCTCGCCGCGATCGACGACGACGAGCTCGCGATCGAGACGCTCGCGCCCGTGCTCACCGGCAGCGCACGCCCGTATCGCTGGATCTGCTGA